The proteins below come from a single Eptesicus fuscus isolate TK198812 chromosome 5, DD_ASM_mEF_20220401, whole genome shotgun sequence genomic window:
- the ISLR2 gene encoding immunoglobulin superfamily containing leucine-rich repeat protein 2, producing MAGPAAVPFGAVWLVWALLGVAGACPEPCACVDKYSHQFADCAYKELHEVPEGLPANVTTLSLSANKISVLRRGAFANVTQVTSLWLAHNEVRTVEPGALAVLSQLKNLDLSHNLMSSFPWNDLRNLSALQLLKMNHNRLGSLPRDALGALPDLRSLRINNNRLRTLAPGTFDALSALSHLQLYHNPFHCGCSLVWLQAWAESTRVSLPERDSIACATPTALQGVPVHRLPALSCAPPSVRLSAEPPSEVSGSPLRAGMALMLHCIAEGHPTPRLQWQLQIPGGTVVLEPPVSSWEDYGVGDAVEDGEEGGDGAGPTQTEAPTPSPAPAWPAPPATPRFLALTNGSLSVPLLSAKEAGIYTCRAHNELGANSTSVRVVVSAAGPPKHTPSAGGDPDVQAPTSERKSTAKGRGNSVLPSKPEGKSKGQGPARGSILGETEAGPEEAAREGEEVEDQVSADPVVEQRCGHGDPSRFVSNHAFNQSADLKPHVFELGVIALDVAEREARVQLTPLAARWGPGPGGAAGAGRRPLRRLYLCPAGGGAAVQWSHVEEGVNAYWFRGLRPGTNYSVCLAPAGEACHVQVVFATKKELPSLLVIVVVSVFLLVLATVPLLGAACCHLLAKHPGKPYRLILRPQVPDPMEKRIAADFDPRASYLESEKSYPPGGEAGCEEPEEAPREGPGEEAEEGGSAGDLQREESLAACSLAESQSKANHEEFEVGSEYSDRLPLGAEAVTIAPEINGNYRQTAG from the coding sequence GACCCGCAGCGGTGCCCTTTGGAGCAGTATGGCTAGTGTGGGCGCTGCTGGGAGTGGCGGGAGCGTGCCCCGAGCCGTGCGCTTGCGTGGACAAATACTCGCACCAGTTCGCTGACTGCGCCTACAAGGAGCTTCACGAGGTGCCGGAAGGACTGCCGGCCAACGTGACCACGCTTAGTCTGTCGGCCAACAAGATCTCCGTGCTTCGGCGCGGGGCCTTTGCCAACGTCACGCAGGTCACGTCGCTGTGGCTGGCGCACAATGAGGTGCGCACCGTGGAGCCGGGCGCGCTGGCCGTGCTGAGCCAGCTCAAGAACCTCGACCTGAGCCACAACCTGATGTCCAGCTTCCCCTGGAACGACCTGCGTAACCTGAGCGCCCTGCAGCTGCTCAAAATGAACCACAACCGCCTGGGCTCGCTCCCTCGGGACGCGCTCGGTGCGCTGCCCGACTTGCGCTCCCTGCGCATCAACAACAACCGGCTGCGCACTCTGGCTCCCGGCACCTTCGACGCGCTAAGTGCGCTGTCACATCTGCAGCTCTATCACAACCCTTTCCACTGCGGCTGCAGCCTGGTgtggctgcaggcctgggccgAGAGCACTCGAGTCTCGCTACCCGAGAGGGATTCCATTGCGTGCGCCACGCCGACCGCGCTGCAGGGCGTTCCTGTGCACCGACTGCCCGCCCTGTCCTGCGCGCCGCCCAGTGTGCGTCTGAGCGCCGAGCCGCCCAGCGAGGTGTCCGGCAGCCCCCTGCGCGCCGGCATGGCGCTCATGCTACACTGCATCGCCGAAGGACACCCCACGCCCCGCCTGCAATGGCAGCTTCAGATCCCGGGCGGCACCGTAGTCTTAGAGCCGCCGGTCTCGAGCTGGGAGGACTACGGGGTCGGGGACGCGGTAGAagacggggaggagggaggagacggGGCGGGGCCCACGCAGACGGAGGCTCCAACTCCGTCTCCGGCACCCGCGTGGCCCGCGCCTCCAGCAACCCCACGCTTCCTGGCACTCACGAACGGCTCCCTGTCGGTGCCCCTCCTGAGTGCCAAGGAGGCAGGCATCTACACGTGCCGTGCCCACAACGAGCTGGGCGCCAACTCCACGTCGGTACGCGTGGTGGTGTCGGCAGCGGGGCCCCCAAAGCACACGCCCAGCGCCGGTGGGGACCCGGATGTGCAGGCCCCAACCTCTGAGCGCAAGTCCACAGCTAAAGGCCGGGGCAACAGCGTCCTACCCTCCAAGCCCGAGGGCAAAAGCAAAGGCCAAGGCCCAGCCCGGGGTAGCATCCTCGGGGAgacggaggcggggccggaggaggcggccagggagggagaggaggtggaagACCAGGTCTCCGCGGACCCCGTGGTGGAGCAGCGCTGTGGCCACGGGGACCCTTCACGGTTCGTGTCCAATCACGCGTTCAACCAGAGCGCTGACCTGAAGCCGCACGTCTTCGAGCTGGGCGTCATCGCGCTGGACGTGGCGGAGCGCGAGGCTCGGGTGCAGCTGACGCCGCTGGCGGCGCGCTGGGGCCCTGGGCCCGGCGGGGCTGCGGGCGCGGGGCGGCGACCCCTGCGCCGGCTCTACCTGTGccccgcggggggcggggccgccgttCAGTGGTCTCACGTGGAGGAGGGGGTCAACGCCTACTGGTTCCGCGGCCTGCGGCCCGGCACCAACTACTCCGTGTGCCTGGCGCCGGCGGGCGAGGCCTGCCACGTGCAAGTGGTATTCGCGACCAAGAAggagctgccctccctgctggtgaTCGTGGTGGTGAGTGTGTTCCTTCTGGTGCTGGCCACCGTGCCCTTGCTGGGCGCCGCCTGCTGCCATCTGCTGGCCAAACACCCGGGGAAGCCCTACCGTCTGATCCTGCGGCCCCAGGTCCCCGACCCCATGGAGAAGCGCATCGCCGCCGACTTTGACCCGCGCGCCTCCTACCTTGAGTCGGAGAAAAGCTACCCGCCCGGCGGCGAGGCGGGCTGCGAGGAGCCCGAGGAGGCTCCCAGGGAGGGCCCCGgtgaggaggcggaggaggggggcTCGGCTGGGgacctgcagagggaggagagcCTGGCCGCCTGCTCGCTGGCGGAGTCCCAGTCCAAGGCCAACCACGAGGAGTTCGAGGTGGGCTCCGAGTACAGTGACCGGCTGCCCCTGGGCGCCGAGGCGGTCACCATCGCCCCGGAGATTAACGGCAACTACAGGCAGACGGCGGGCTGA